Genomic segment of Citrus sinensis cultivar Valencia sweet orange chromosome 7, DVS_A1.0, whole genome shotgun sequence:
CACCGCCATGCAGAACAATTGTATCATCAACAGAGACAGTGACCTGTGATAAATCATGTCAGTTATGTTACGAGAAGCTTGTAAAGCTCACTGTCAGCTTATTACAAACCTTTTTTGCAGTGCCCAGCATTTCTTCTTTGACCTTATCAAGAGTTCGACCACGATCTTCAGAGATAACCTATACAATAAATAGTTAGTAATACTATTGTGAGCATCACCAGAGGCAGGGGAAGGCGAAGCTGAAAGGTAAAGATTTGGAAGATCTTATCACCTCTCCACCAGTAAGAATGGCAAGATCATCTAGATTTGCTTGTCTGTTATCCCCAAAACCAGGAGCTTTTATAGCACAAAcctaaaatcaaaaaatttattggtaaaaaggaaaagatcCATGCCAGAATATGCATGATTTATGTCAAGATATTCTGTTACTAAAATAACTGACtattatataaatgataatacaaAGGCACAATCAACTTGTTCATCCCAGTctacattttaattaattaaatattgatgAAAGTTGACAGTTTTTTGAAGTAAATATTAACTGCCTAGTTTATACACATCTAGGTAAGGATAGACCTGCATCAAAATAATACCATCTAAACTGCCAGATATTTTACATTGAAATTATGTGTTTGGTTCCACTAAGCTCCTATGCTTTTAGATTGTATAATTATTGCATGTTTTATGTTGTTACTAACAACCCAACTTTAAATGTGCCTATTTCACACATAAGTGACAGAGGTTAGAATTACTCAACAATCATCTCTGGACCCTGATTTGGTATATATCAAATTACCAATGCTCGCAGAGGCTTGTAACACGAGTTTGGTATTCAATACGCACTTTAACACATTGATACTAATGGCATGTGGATTGATGCATATTCTTTTGAAAATCATAATAAGGTGATGTCCTAGTACTTATGTATGAGATAGTGTAGTAGACAGTAACATCTCAACAGCATTTCAATTTCGCTCTTTTCACATTTGCAAAAAGCAATACTACGCACCATCTCATGttgtataaatatataaataaaggcCGGACGATCACCTTAACACCAGCACGGTGCTTGTTGAGGATGAGCATAGCTAGTGCATCCCTTTCCACATCCTCGGCCACAATAAGAAGTGCtctatttttctgtttgtagTCAAACAgcaagagaagaaaagaatgagaatTTCTGTGGTCCTCCATATGATTAACTTTTCATTTGCAAGAAAGAATCATAAAAGAAAAGCTAATTACCTCTACAGCTAGCTCCAGTAATCCCACAAGTGAGTTCATGTCTGAAATTTTCTTGTCATAAATGAGGATCAGAGGATTTTCAAGTTCCTGCAACATGCAAAGGACAACTTTTAATATTAAGAgatttttctctaatgcaaGGGCAGTTGTATATGAGTAGAGAAATCTTTCAAGCTTGTGAaacagccaaaaaaaaaaaaaggctaaaagaaattatcagCACATATTAATAGTGGAAACACTATGTACTTTTAAACATTTATCTTTTGAAGGAAAGGTTTTCTGGAATGAAACAGATCTGAACTTACACACTTCTGTGTCTTGGGATCTGTAACAAAATAAGGAGAAATGTAACCTCTTGCTAGCTTCATTCCTCCAACAACTTCCAGCTCATTAACCATAGTATTTCCATCCTACAAAATTTTCCAATAATACATAAGCTAGAGCAAACTGTTAAACTTCAAATGTCATCATATGAAAGGGATAAATGTTCCTACAACAACAGTAATGACTCCTTCCTTTCCAACTTTCTCCATTGCTCTTGCTAGCAGTTCCCCAATCTCCCGTTCACCATTTGCAGAGATAGTCGCCACCtattttttacataattgGTATATTTCAGTTGCAGTTGACAAACactaaaacaagaataaatgATGCATACAAAGTAGAAGTGAATTTAAATCAAGCAAGTTTAATTGACAATGTTTGTGAAACTTAGAAGTAGTAATGCTGATGACTCTTGATCTAGGCTCCATTTGACACTTTATCAAGGTTGATAAAGTCTTTAGCACAGTTTCAAACTAGCTGCTCCTGCATTTGCTGCATCTTGATATTGAAATCCAAACAAAACATAGCACAAGAAAATAGGCTCACAACCAGGGTATAAACTTGAACTGAACTTATGGGAAGCAGTTTCATTCAACTTCAGTAAAATAAACAGTAGAACCGTCTCCTACTTCGGACTAGCatgagaattttgaaaaattgtatCTTAACCCTCCCTACTTCACACATCAAACAGGAAAACTAGATCCTCCAAGAAGCTTCACCACCTGTGTAATTTCTTCCGGTGTACTAATCATTTGTGCTCTGCTTTTTAAATCAGATATGACTGCATCGATCGCCATCTTAATACCACTGCGCAAATCCATCACATTTAGACCAGCAGCTACAGATTTACAGCCTTCTGTGAGAATGGCCTGAGTCAGAACAGTTGCGCAAGTTGTACCTGCAAAAGAGATTAGAAGAACATCTCCAGCAATAAGAACTCCTCACACAATGAGAAAGAAATGATATCTCAGAAACATTAAGTCTGCTTTGAAGGCTTAACAGTAGGCATTAAGGAATTGTTGGCACAAATCAGTGAAACTGGTACGCTAAGAAGCCACTGCATATTATCACATACTAGGCTTTGGGGTAATAATCAGAGTCATCTAAAcacttttaatatttcaaaaataagaattgacatatatattataaactcCTTTTCAAAACTTCTATGTCATCCAGAAAGAGTTTACCTCAACCCTAGCATGATACAAACTCAATAACCAACCACACTGTGCTTTCACATAAAGTCAAGAAACAATTAGAAGAGCTTACCATCTCCCGCAGCTTTATTAGTAGCACCGGCAACCTGCTTTACAAGGTTTGcaccaacatcttttgccttGTCCCTGAATTCTATGCTGCTGGCAACAGTAACACCATCCTTTGTGACCTTGGGATTTCCAACACTTTTCTCAATAATCACATTGCGACCCTGAATGAGAAACCAAAACAATGACTGAGAAGATATTCTGGCAATGTCTTGTTTCTAActagaaggaaaaaaaaaaaagagactcGAAAAGAGAGCAACAAGAAAATCTAACAACTCTCAATCCGTTAATATTAAGTTTCATCATTCTCGTGCAAGTACATTCATCAGAAAAATTCAAgctgaaaacaaaaatgtaaaGTCAAGGACATCAATCGAGCACCTTTGGTCCCATGGTAACTTTTACAGCTTCTGCCACCTCGGATACACCTTGTAACATGGCAGCTCGTGCACCAACTCCAAAATTGATATCCTTCGCCACATAGTTCCTATTGCATAAAACCCTACCATACACCTGTCCCATTCAAATCATCAACCAAGAAAACTAAAATGTCAAACAAAAGTTAGAAGAAAAAGGTTCTATCTGGATTCACCCcacaaaactaaataaatccAACCCACATAACTCATTGTTTGACACAAAGTCCCTGCCTTTTCACATCGTACAAAAAGAACCCAGATCATTTAGTTATGAGGACTCAAATCCATCCcattttacttgtttttcCTCTCTTATCctatattttttcaacaacCGAGCAAAGAAGCCAACAAAGtccaaaattttgacaaaaataagtTCTTACCCCTTTCTTTGCAGCAGGGGAACTGTAAAatattcaaccaaaaaaaaaaaagaaccattAGCGAGTAACACAAAAGAGTTTAAcgtaacatttaaaaaaaaaaggcacaaTTAAGTACCTGATTGAAGAGGCTAGTTTTGAAGCTATTCGATACATGAATTTGTATGCTGTGCACTCAAAACAGCAGGGGATGGCTTCGAAAATTACTTAGAAGAGTAAAGAGGGGAAGGGCTTTGATGGGGTTTTAGCTCTCATGAAAGTAGGGTTTTAGCACGGAGGTTTCAACTGAAGAAGATCAAAAAAGTGTTGGGTCATTTTGGCCCTTT
This window contains:
- the LOC102627200 gene encoding chaperonin CPN60-like 2, mitochondrial isoform X1, coding for MYRIASKLASSISSPAAKKGVYGRVLCNRNYVAKDINFGVGARAAMLQGVSEVAEAVKVTMGPKGRNVIIEKSVGNPKVTKDGVTVASSIEFRDKAKDVGANLVKQVAGATNKAAGDGTTCATVLTQAILTEGCKSVAAGLNVMDLRSGIKMAIDAVISDLKSRAQMISTPEEITQVATISANGEREIGELLARAMEKVGKEGVITVVDGNTMVNELEVVGGMKLARGYISPYFVTDPKTQKCELENPLILIYDKKISDMNSLVGLLELAVEKNRALLIVAEDVERDALAMLILNKHRAGVKVCAIKAPGFGDNRQANLDDLAILTGGEVISEDRGRTLDKVKEEMLGTAKKVTVSVDDTIVLHGGGDKKLIEERCEELRTAMGKSAATFDREKAQERLSKLTGGVAVFKVGGASEVEVGERKDRVTDALNATRAAVEEGIVPGGGVALLYATKALENLKTENEDQRRGIHIIQNALKAPTLTIASNAGFDGSTIIGKLLEQDDVNFGFDAAKGEYVDMVKAGIIDPLKVVRTALADAASVSLLFTTTEATVLVNSDDKNKPPSRVPNMDGLGY
- the LOC102627200 gene encoding chaperonin CPN60-like 2, mitochondrial isoform X2 — translated: MYRIASKLASSISSPAAKKGVYGRVLCNRNYVAKDINFGVGARAAMLQGVSEVAEAVKVTMGPKGRNVIIEKSVGNPKVTKDGVTVASSIEFRDKAKDVGANLVKQVAGATNKAAGDGTTCATVLTQAILTEGCKSVAAGLNVMDLRSGIKMAIDAVISDLKSRAQMISTPEEITQVATISANGEREIGELLARAMEKVGKEGVITVVDGNTMVNELEVVGGMKLARGYISPYFVTDPKTQKCELENPLILIYDKKISDMNSLVGLLELAVEKNRALLIVAEDVERDALAMLILNKHRAGVKVCAIKAPGFGDNRQANLDDLAILTGGEVISEDRGRTLDKVKEEMLGTAKKVTVSVDDTIVLHGGGDKKLIEERCEELRTAMGKSAATFDREKAQERLSKLTGGVAVFKVGGASEVEVGERKDRVTDALNATRAAVEEGIVPGGGVALLYATKALENLKTENEDQRRGIHIIQNALKAPTLTIASNAGFDGSTIIGKLLEQDDVNFGFDAAKGEYVDMVKAGIIDPLKVVRTALADAASVSLLFTTTEATVLVNSDDKNKPPSRVPNMDGLGY